The Salinispora tropica CNB-440 genome has a window encoding:
- a CDS encoding methyltransferase produces the protein MTAARWLALGVPLLAVLAAARLERDRRARAAALLAAVAAALGVAALNESARRTGWYAFAPVHGAYRGIPVDLWLGWAALWGALPVLLRRFLPLPLALGLLLWLDVVAMPALHPLVLLGPHWLVGEVVGLLAVALPAQLLGRWSADGRHLRARVLLQVVVFATLLLWLVPGVAFELGGGSWSPLTGLSRAALLVLAQVALLVATPALIAVREFAGRGGGTPYPWDPPARLVSTGPYAYLANPMQVGAAALLLLTAAVTRSIALLAATALAVAFSAAVARSHEEHDLARRHEDAWRDWRRAVRDWCPRWRPYASGAPAVLRLDAGCGPCAAVWRFLARRDPVSLTIAPAKEGQLRAGYMGDDGHSERGVAAVARALEHLNLGWAWVGWTLRLPGMTWLAQLVTDAMIAPPHPAGGERCPTPSDACSTAPSPRSASMASPASRPAPSPLPPE, from the coding sequence GTGACCGCCGCCCGCTGGCTCGCCCTGGGGGTGCCCCTGCTGGCGGTGCTGGCCGCGGCCCGGCTGGAGCGCGACCGGCGGGCGCGGGCCGCCGCCCTGCTCGCCGCCGTGGCCGCCGCCCTGGGCGTCGCCGCGCTGAACGAGTCGGCCCGCCGGACGGGCTGGTACGCGTTCGCGCCGGTGCACGGGGCCTACCGGGGGATACCGGTCGACCTGTGGCTGGGTTGGGCGGCGCTCTGGGGCGCGCTGCCGGTGCTGCTACGCCGGTTCCTGCCCCTGCCCCTTGCGCTGGGCCTGCTGCTCTGGCTCGACGTGGTGGCGATGCCGGCGCTGCACCCGCTCGTCCTGCTCGGGCCGCACTGGCTGGTGGGCGAGGTGGTGGGGCTGCTCGCCGTGGCTCTCCCCGCGCAGCTGCTCGGCCGGTGGAGCGCCGACGGCCGGCACCTGCGGGCCCGGGTGCTGCTCCAGGTCGTCGTCTTCGCCACGCTGCTGCTGTGGCTCGTGCCCGGTGTCGCCTTCGAGCTGGGTGGCGGCTCGTGGTCCCCGCTGACCGGGCTGTCCCGGGCCGCCCTCCTGGTCCTGGCCCAGGTCGCGCTGCTGGTGGCCACCCCGGCGCTCATCGCGGTACGCGAGTTCGCCGGACGGGGCGGCGGTACACCGTACCCGTGGGATCCGCCGGCCCGGCTCGTCAGCACCGGGCCCTACGCGTACCTGGCGAACCCGATGCAGGTCGGCGCGGCTGCCCTGCTCCTACTGACCGCGGCGGTCACCCGCAGCATCGCGCTGCTGGCCGCGACCGCCCTCGCCGTGGCCTTCAGCGCGGCCGTGGCCCGGTCGCACGAGGAGCACGACCTGGCCCGCCGGCACGAGGACGCCTGGCGGGACTGGCGACGGGCGGTACGCGACTGGTGTCCGCGCTGGCGGCCGTACGCCTCGGGCGCGCCCGCGGTGTTGCGGCTCGATGCCGGGTGCGGGCCGTGCGCGGCGGTCTGGCGGTTCCTGGCGCGGCGGGACCCAGTGAGCCTGACGATCGCGCCCGCCAAGGAGGGGCAGCTGCGGGCCGGGTACATGGGCGACGACGGCCACTCGGAACGGGGGGTGGCCGCCGTCGCCCGTGCTCTCGAACACCTCAACCTCGGCTGGGCCTGGGTGGGCTGGACCCTGCGGCTGCCCGGCATGACCTGGCTGGCGCAACTGGTGACGGATGCGATGATCGCACCGCCACACCCGGCGGGAGGAGAGCGATGTCCGACACCAAGCGACGCCTGCTCGACGGCACCCTCGCCGCGATCCGCCAGCATGGCATCGCCGGCGTCTCGGCCCGCACCATCGCCACTGCCGCCGGAGTGA
- a CDS encoding TetR/AcrR family transcriptional regulator: MSDTKRRLLDGTLAAIRQHGIAGVSARTIATAAGVNQALVFYHFGTLDELLAAACRTGTAERVAHWSARLRQVGSLRELLDVGRGLHAKERELGNVSVLAQMLAGAQADERLAAPTAESLQLWVDEIELVLRRLLAGSPFAEIADVPGLARAVSAAFIGLELYDGVDRPSAERAIEALDQLAVLIEIVDDLGPIARRALHNKISKATRR; this comes from the coding sequence ATGTCCGACACCAAGCGACGCCTGCTCGACGGCACCCTCGCCGCGATCCGCCAGCATGGCATCGCCGGCGTCTCGGCCCGCACCATCGCCACTGCCGCCGGAGTGAACCAGGCGTTGGTCTTCTACCACTTCGGGACGCTCGACGAGCTGCTGGCAGCCGCGTGCCGGACCGGCACGGCCGAGCGGGTCGCCCACTGGTCGGCCCGGCTGCGCCAGGTCGGGTCGCTGCGCGAACTGCTCGACGTCGGGCGCGGCCTGCACGCGAAGGAACGCGAGCTGGGCAACGTGTCCGTGCTGGCCCAGATGCTCGCCGGCGCACAGGCCGACGAGCGCCTCGCCGCCCCCACCGCCGAGTCCCTGCAGTTGTGGGTGGACGAGATCGAGCTGGTCCTGCGCCGGCTGCTGGCCGGGTCACCGTTCGCCGAGATCGCCGACGTTCCCGGGCTCGCCCGCGCGGTGTCGGCCGCCTTCATCGGCCTGGAGCTGTACGACGGCGTTGACCGGCCCTCAGCCGAGCGCGCCATCGAAGCGCTGGACCAACTCGCCGTGCTCATCGAGATCGTCGACGACCTCGGCCCGATCGCCCGGCGCGCCCTCCACAACAAGATCAGCAAAGCGACCCGACGCTAG